The Actinosynnema mirum DSM 43827 genomic interval CCCGCGTTGGGGTGGTACCCCAGCTCGCGGATGCTGCGCTCGACCCGCAACCGCGTGCCCTCCGAGATGGTCCGCTTGCCCGACAGCACGTACGACACGGTGCTCGGCGAGACCCCGGCGGCTCGGGCGACGTCGGCGATGGTGGCCATTGGGCGATCATAGGGGCGCGCGGGCGGTGGGCCCCTCGTCCGCGCGCCGACGGCAGGTCGCGCGCATTCCGGATGGCATCCGGGCTTTTTCCGCCCGGCCCGCAAAAAGCATTGCGCCCCCGGAACGCGGTCGGGCATACTCCTTCCTGTCGGCGCGGCGGAAAGGCGGAGGGTCATGGTCGTGGTGAAGCGGGTGATGGTGGACGCGGACATCCTGGGGTGCCTGCGACTGCCGAGCCGCGAGATCACCGGCCTCCTGCCCCGCCTCCTCCTGTCGTGGCCGCTGCCCCTGCTCCTGGGCGGTGTCTGCTCCCCACCGTGACCACGCGCTGGTCACGCCGTGCGGGAGCCGCCCACCTGGGAGAACGGGGAGGGCGGCTCTTCTCGTCACCGGGCTGGTCCCCGGCGACCGGGTGCGCTGGGCGCACCGGGGCGTGGCGGACGGCGCGGACGCGCGGGGAGTCGCGGCGGGTGGTGGGGGAGAGGTCCCCCGGCTCGCCCGCGCCTTTCCCGGACCTGATTCCCGAAATTCCCGGGATCGGTGGTTCCGCGGTTTCCCGGTGACCGCAGAACCGCTCGCGCAATTCTCCGGTCGAACGCCCAGGGGAGCGTTCGGCGCATTCACCGCGCCCGGTGGAATTCGGGCGCACCCGGTCCGGCGTGGCGCCGCGCCGACCGCTCCCCGTGCTTTCCGGCGGCGCCCACCGACGCGCGCCGCCTTCGCCAGACCCCTCCGCCTGGGTGCGGGGGGAGGCGACGCGGACGTCCCGCTCCACACGGGACCCCGCGCCGCCGCCGCCTCTTCGGCTCCTGGGAGGAGCGCCCGCCTTGTACGCGGGAGGGCCGGGTTCGAACCCCGGATGAGGTCGGCGCACACCCCTGTGGCCCAATCGGCAGAGGCAGCGCGTTCAGGACGCGTCCGGTCCGGGTTCGAGTCCCGGCAGGGGTACTCACGGGTTCACGCCGCTCCGGCGTGGCGCGCCGACGGGCGCGCGCCGCGGCGCGGATGATCCGCCACGTCACCCCGCGAACTGCGGGCTCGCCACCTCCAGGGGGTCGGGAATGCCGGTCGAAGCGCTCATCCGCCGAACGCTGCGCGTCCCGCGCGCCGCCGGGGCGACCACCGGGGACCCTGGCGCCGCGGTGGCCCGCCAGTTCGACGTGGTCCTGCTGAGCGCCGGTTTCAAGGCCACCCGCGACCTCCTCGCCCACCTGTCCGCGCTCCCCGCCCCCGTGGCGCTGGACCTCGCGGCGACCGCCGTGCGCGCCCTGCGCGAGCTGGTCGCCGACCACGTCCGGCACACCCCGTACTTCCGCGACTTCCCCGAGGGCGTCCCGGACACCGTGGAGTTCTGGCTGGAGCGCCTCGCCGAGCTGGTCACCACCCAGGGCCCGCCCGAGCCCGGTCCGCTGAACCTGCTCGCGCTGCCCGGTTACGGCGTCCCGCGGCACACCCACGCGGACGTCCTGGCCGCGCACGACGAGTTCGTCCCCTCCGCGCGGGACCGCGTCACCACCGTCCACTTGGGACTGACCGAGGCCGAGGAGCTGGCCGCCCTCTACCTGGACCTCGCGGGCAGCCCCACCCCGCTCACCGCGGGCGACCTGGAGCTGCTCGCCGAGCTGGCCGAGACGCACCTCGACGGCCCGCACCCCGAGCGGGTCCCGGTGCGGGAGAACCGCGCCGTGCTCAACGCCGCGCGCCTCGCGGCGGGCCTGGCCCCGGACGTGGACACCACGAAGGACGTGCTGCGCCTGGCCTGCCGCGCCAGCGGCGGGGACGTGACCCTGGCCAGGCCCACCAGGTTCCGCTCGTTCCGCCGCCCCGAACGCCGACTCCTGCTGACCGCGCTGGACCGCGTGGCGACCGACCCGGCCAAGCTGGCCGACGTCGCCACGCTCGCCGAACCGTGGAAGCGCCTGGGCGAACGCCTGCACCCGCACGAGCACCCGGCCCTCCCGCACGCCGCCGAGGTCTTCGCCGTGGCACGCGGCGAGCGCGGCGCGCCCGGTCTGGCGTCCCGCGTCGAACACGCGCTGGCCACCGAGGGCCCGGCACGCGCGGCGGCGCTCCTCGCGTCGTCCCCCGGCGCGCTGGCCCGCGCCCTGGACCGCCTGCTGCGCCTCGCGTCCCCGGATGAGTCCGAAGTGGACTCGGTGCTCTCCGCGCTGCGGGACCGGATCGGCGAGGTGTCCGGCCGGGTCCTCTGCTCGCTGCGCGACCACCTGGCCACCCGCGCGACCCCCGCGCCCGCCCGCCTGTTCACCATCCGCAACCGCACCGCCTGGTTCACCCCCGACACCCGCCCGCCCCTGCCCGAACCCCTGCTGGCCGAGGTGATCGCCCTGCTGGACGGGGAGATCGCCCGCCGCCTGCCCGACCACCCCGTGGTGCTGTTCGACCCGGACGTCCTGGACGTCGCCCTGCCCCTGTCCGGGAAGGCGACCCAGGACGGCTTCGCCGTGCTGCCCAGGGGTTCGCGCACCAGGCTCGACCTCGCGGACGGCGAGGTGCTGCGCCTGTTCGCGCACTGGAAGCAGCGCGCGGAGCCCACCGACTACGACCTGTCCGCGCTGCTGCTGGACGCGGACTTCGGGTACCGGGGCCACGTGTCGTGGACGAACTACCGGGGTGAAGGCGGCGCGGTCTACTCCGGTGACGTGACGAACGCCCCGGAGGGCGCCGCCGAGTTCATCGACCTGCCCCTCGCGGGCCTGGACGCGCACTGCGTGGTGCCCCAGCTGCACCGCTACTCCGGCGAGAGCTTCGACCGGGCCGAGGAGGCGCTGTTCGGCTGGATGCAGCGCGACCACGTCCAGTCCGGGGCCCCGTTCGACCCGCGCACCGTCCGCACCCGCTCCGACCTGCGCGACCCGCTGCCGACCGCCGTGCCCGCCGTGTTCGTGCGCGACGGCGACGGCTGGGTGGCGGTGTGGACGCACCTGCACCTGAGCGGCACCGGGACGTTCGCCAGCGTGGAGACCACCGGCGACATCGCGCGCAAGGTCGCGCGGTCGCTGGTGGAACGCCGCTACCTGACCGTCGCCCACCTGCTGGACCTGCTGCGCGCCAAGGGGTCCCAGGTCCTCCCGTGGACCGGCGAACCGCCCACGTCGGACGTCCCCCCGCTGTACGTCGGCCTGGACCGCCCGGAGGGCTTGCCGGACAACGCGGCGACCATCACGCGGGAGAACCTGAACCGCTTGCTCCCGGAGTGAGCCGATCGCTAAGCTCGAGGCAGCGAGGCCATGGGAAGGCTTCCTTCTCGTCCCCCAGGGGACTCATGCTCTAGTCCTCCCGCTCTCCTCGCCCCTCGTCACCGCAGGGCCCGTGCTCCGGCGCGGGCCCTGCGGTCGTTCCACCGGCCCCGTCCCCGAAGCCGATCCGCCACCCGCCCGGCGAGTCGTGTTGGCCGCCACCCGCGCGTCCCGTACTACTGGTCCCGCCCTGCGCCACCGGCGCCCAGCGCGTTGACCTGGAGGCGATGGTGGACGACGAGATCTCCGTCCTGGAGGCCGCCACGGCGGGGCTGACCGTCGAGCCGCGCGGCAAGCGGTGGACTCACCTGCCGCTGTGCGTGCTGGACGCCGTGTTCTCCATCAACCTGCGCTACCGGGGCGTCGTCCGGGTCTGCGAGGCCTACGCCACCCACGCCGGCCTGCCCGACCCGCTGCTCCCCGCCGACCGCGCGCACGAGGTCGTCGGCACCGACCGCGAGCGGCCCGTCGAGACCCTGGTCGAGATCGGCCGCGCGGCAGGCGCCGACGACCTCGCCCGCCTGGTCCTGCGCAACCGGGGCCGCACCAGCACGCGTGGCGGCGTCCGCAAGGCCGAGGCCGCGCTGCGCTACGCCGAGACCCTGGCCGCCGAGGGCGTGCACCGCTTCGCCGACGTGTCCGCCCTGCTGGCCGACCCCGTCCGGTTGGCGCAGGTCGAGACCAAGCTCCAGCTCGTGCCCGGCCACGGCGCTGGCGTGCGCCTGTCGTACCTGTGGATGCTCACCGGAGCCGAGGACCGCGTGAAGCCCGACCGCATGGTCCTGCGCTGGCTGGCCCGCCACCTGGACCGCGTGGTCGGCGCCACCGAGGCGACGGCCCTGCTCGTGGCCTTGGGCGAGCGCACCGGCCACAGCGCCCGGGAGTTGGATCACGCGGTCTGGCAGCACGAGTCGAGCAGGTCCCGCGCTCCCCGCACGCCGACCCGCTAGCCCCGACCCGCTAGCCCCCGGCCTGGAAGCGCCCCCGCGCGGCGCGACCGTGCCCAGCGCCGTCCCGATCCCCGCCACCCCGTGCTCGACCCGCATACACTTTTGCCCATGACGCAAGACGAGGGCGAGCTGGACAGCCTGGTGCGCAAGCGCGTCCGCGCCCTGCGCCTGGCCCAGGGCTGGTCGCTGGACGACCTGGCCACCCGCGCCAAGCTCAGCCCCTCCACGCTCAGCCGCATCGAGAACGGGCAGCGCAGGCTCGCGCTCGACCAGCTCGTCACGCTCGCCAAGGCCCTCGACACCTCGCTCGACCAGCTGGTCGAGACCGCCGCCGAGGACGTCGTGACCAGCCCGGTGCACGACCCGTCCCACCAGGCGCTGCGCTGGGCGCTCCGCGCCGACCCCGGCATGTCCGTCATCCGCCAGCGCCTGGTCGACCCGCCGCCCGACAGCCCGTCACGGCTGCGCGCGCACCCCGGCCGGGAGTGGCTGGTCGTGCTCTCCGGCACCGCCGTCCTGCTGCTCGGCAACCGCACCTACCGCATCGAGACCAACCAGGCCGCCGAGTTCCCGACCATGCTCCCGCACGCTCTCGGCGCGCTCGGCGGACCGGCCGACATCCTCGGCATCTTCGACCGCGACGCCCGCCGCAGCCACCAGTCCGGCCAGGAGTGAACCACCCGTCCCGGTGAACTGCGCTTGCGCGTCCGGCACCCCGGCGCACGACCTCCTTGCCAAATCGGCAATCGATCGTGCGCTAGACGCATGAAGCTCCTACCGTCACCCCCATGACGCACGCCGCTCACCAGCACA includes:
- a CDS encoding TerD family protein encodes the protein MPVEALIRRTLRVPRAAGATTGDPGAAVARQFDVVLLSAGFKATRDLLAHLSALPAPVALDLAATAVRALRELVADHVRHTPYFRDFPEGVPDTVEFWLERLAELVTTQGPPEPGPLNLLALPGYGVPRHTHADVLAAHDEFVPSARDRVTTVHLGLTEAEELAALYLDLAGSPTPLTAGDLELLAELAETHLDGPHPERVPVRENRAVLNAARLAAGLAPDVDTTKDVLRLACRASGGDVTLARPTRFRSFRRPERRLLLTALDRVATDPAKLADVATLAEPWKRLGERLHPHEHPALPHAAEVFAVARGERGAPGLASRVEHALATEGPARAAALLASSPGALARALDRLLRLASPDESEVDSVLSALRDRIGEVSGRVLCSLRDHLATRATPAPARLFTIRNRTAWFTPDTRPPLPEPLLAEVIALLDGEIARRLPDHPVVLFDPDVLDVALPLSGKATQDGFAVLPRGSRTRLDLADGEVLRLFAHWKQRAEPTDYDLSALLLDADFGYRGHVSWTNYRGEGGAVYSGDVTNAPEGAAEFIDLPLAGLDAHCVVPQLHRYSGESFDRAEEALFGWMQRDHVQSGAPFDPRTVRTRSDLRDPLPTAVPAVFVRDGDGWVAVWTHLHLSGTGTFASVETTGDIARKVARSLVERRYLTVAHLLDLLRAKGSQVLPWTGEPPTSDVPPLYVGLDRPEGLPDNAATITRENLNRLLPE
- a CDS encoding helix-turn-helix domain-containing protein; its protein translation is MTQDEGELDSLVRKRVRALRLAQGWSLDDLATRAKLSPSTLSRIENGQRRLALDQLVTLAKALDTSLDQLVETAAEDVVTSPVHDPSHQALRWALRADPGMSVIRQRLVDPPPDSPSRLRAHPGREWLVVLSGTAVLLLGNRTYRIETNQAAEFPTMLPHALGALGGPADILGIFDRDARRSHQSGQE